The following coding sequences are from one Candidatus Cetobacterium colombiensis window:
- a CDS encoding LacI family DNA-binding transcriptional regulator, translating into MKVTIKEIATDAGVSVSTVSRVISNNPKISESTKEKVRESIERLNYKPNIMARGLVKKRTGILGVIMPKEAITLFSSPFFIEVMQGISLKGKERDYYIMYDFCKNEKEEYEGTKKLVESGLVDGICLMSTRKGDKSIKYLKELQFPFVIVGEPEEKDEVLWVDNNNLKATYDMVKKVISKGENSAVFIGGDKNLTVTTNRVEGFKKACKELNIQSVVHLGKDFSREEGFRLAEIIFAKENYKNFIVSDDNLLKGFLEYVEKFNIKNINIGSFNRTNLKRIWKNKVFLLDIKPEKLGIEAVNLLIDNILGDSKFTNKVIDIELN; encoded by the coding sequence ATGAAAGTAACAATAAAAGAGATTGCAACAGATGCGGGGGTATCAGTTTCAACAGTTTCAAGAGTAATATCTAATAATCCAAAAATAAGTGAAAGTACAAAAGAAAAAGTAAGAGAATCTATTGAAAGATTAAATTATAAACCTAATATAATGGCAAGAGGATTAGTAAAAAAAAGAACAGGGATTCTAGGGGTAATAATGCCTAAAGAAGCCATAACACTTTTTTCTAGTCCATTTTTTATAGAAGTTATGCAGGGGATAAGTTTAAAGGGGAAAGAAAGAGACTACTATATAATGTATGACTTTTGTAAAAATGAAAAAGAGGAGTATGAAGGAACGAAAAAACTAGTTGAGAGTGGATTAGTTGATGGGATTTGCTTAATGTCTACGAGAAAAGGGGATAAAAGTATTAAGTATTTAAAAGAACTTCAATTTCCATTTGTAATTGTAGGAGAGCCAGAGGAAAAAGATGAAGTTTTATGGGTAGATAACAACAATCTCAAGGCAACTTATGATATGGTAAAAAAAGTAATTTCTAAGGGGGAAAATAGTGCAGTTTTTATTGGGGGAGATAAAAACTTAACAGTGACAACTAATAGAGTTGAAGGATTTAAAAAAGCTTGCAAAGAGTTAAATATACAAAGTGTTGTCCATTTAGGGAAAGATTTTTCAAGAGAAGAGGGATTTAGATTAGCAGAAATAATTTTTGCTAAAGAGAACTATAAAAATTTTATAGTTTCAGATGACAATCTTTTAAAAGGATTTTTAGAATATGTGGAAAAATTTAATATAAAAAATATAAATATAGGTAGTTTTAATAGAACTAATTTAAAAAGAATTTGGAAAAATAAAGTTTTTTTACTGGATATAAAACCTGAAAAATTGGGAATAGAAGCAGTTAATTTATTGATAGATAACATTTTAGGAGATTCAAAATTTACTAATAAAGTAATAGATATAGAACTTAATTAA
- a CDS encoding PTS transporter subunit EIIC, producing MEKLKKDLQSFGKTLLFPISILSFMAIFLGLSAALQNPVIIGFLPFLKGEGIQGFLGFIRRLAGIPFAQLPLLFAMAIPLGIVKRDKEVAVYSSVVGYIAMLVGMSYILGVQGFTPTTTSIKYLMEHDNYSAVDATLYSSQFTNVLGVFVYNMNVIGGMIAGLFAIAIHNRFRQVELHPSLTFYSGKRFVPIACALIMPFVGMALVYIWPYINSLIMTLGTGIAKLNIAGAFLYGFLEKAINPTGLHHILNQAFRFTALGGVESVAGHTQVGALNIYFSQLENHLPFSAKATQYLAQGRILHMVFGMPAVVFALYKCALPEQREKLLKYFIPGLTAVVLTGITEPIEFTYIFISPILWIANAILAGLSTLVPAILGVKIGNIQGGIIDWFVFGTLQGLDTKWYVFLIIGPIFFLIYYFTYVFIIKKFNVLTIGRNKDDFKDSEDESESSSDSKNNAPVDSLAETMIEGLGGLENIVEVDNCISRLRIELKDSSKVNQDLIKKSKPNGVIIPDAHNIHIVYGGRVIKMRNLLDDYIFAKK from the coding sequence ATGGAAAAATTAAAAAAAGATCTACAAAGTTTTGGAAAAACATTACTGTTTCCAATTTCAATATTATCATTTATGGCGATATTTTTGGGGCTGTCAGCAGCCCTTCAAAATCCCGTTATAATAGGGTTTTTACCTTTTCTAAAAGGTGAAGGAATTCAAGGGTTTTTAGGTTTCATTAGAAGATTAGCTGGAATTCCTTTTGCTCAGTTACCACTACTTTTTGCAATGGCTATACCATTAGGAATTGTAAAAAGAGATAAAGAAGTGGCAGTTTATTCATCTGTTGTTGGTTATATAGCTATGTTAGTTGGAATGAGTTATATACTAGGAGTTCAAGGGTTTACTCCAACAACAACATCAATAAAATATTTAATGGAGCATGACAACTATTCAGCAGTTGATGCAACCCTTTATAGTTCTCAATTTACAAATGTTTTAGGTGTTTTTGTATATAACATGAATGTTATTGGTGGAATGATAGCAGGTCTATTTGCAATAGCTATTCACAATAGATTTAGACAAGTTGAACTACATCCATCGCTTACTTTTTATAGTGGAAAAAGATTTGTTCCAATTGCTTGTGCATTAATTATGCCTTTTGTAGGAATGGCTTTAGTTTATATATGGCCATATATAAATAGTTTAATTATGACTTTAGGAACTGGAATTGCAAAGCTTAATATAGCAGGAGCATTTTTATACGGATTCTTAGAAAAAGCTATTAATCCAACAGGGTTACACCACATTTTAAACCAAGCGTTTAGATTTACAGCTTTAGGGGGAGTGGAAAGTGTAGCAGGACATACTCAAGTGGGAGCGTTAAATATATATTTCTCTCAACTTGAAAATCATTTACCATTTTCAGCAAAGGCAACTCAGTACCTAGCTCAAGGAAGAATACTTCACATGGTATTTGGAATGCCAGCAGTGGTATTTGCACTATACAAATGTGCTTTACCAGAGCAAAGAGAAAAATTATTAAAATACTTTATTCCTGGTTTAACAGCAGTTGTTTTAACTGGAATTACAGAGCCAATTGAGTTTACATATATTTTTATATCTCCAATACTATGGATTGCAAATGCAATTTTAGCAGGACTATCAACTTTAGTGCCAGCTATATTAGGAGTAAAAATTGGTAATATCCAAGGTGGAATAATTGACTGGTTTGTATTTGGAACTTTACAAGGATTAGATACAAAATGGTATGTATTTTTAATAATTGGACCAATTTTCTTCTTAATCTATTATTTCACTTATGTGTTTATAATAAAAAAGTTTAATGTTTTAACAATAGGAAGAAATAAGGATGACTTTAAAGATTCTGAAGATGAGAGTGAAAGTTCTTCAGATTCAAAAAATAATGCACCAGTGGATAGTTTAGCTGAAACTATGATAGAAGGACTAGGTGGATTAGAGAATATAGTTGAAGTTGATAACTGTATTTCAAGACTTAGAATAGAATTAAAAGATAGTTCAAAGGTTAATCAAGATTTAATAAAAAAATCTAAACCAAATGGAGTAATTATTCCAGATGCTCATAACATTCACATAGTTTATGGTGGAAGAGTTATAAAAATGAGAAACCTTTTAGATGATTATATATTCGCAAAAAAATAG
- a CDS encoding glycoside hydrolase family 38 N-terminal domain-containing protein → MNRNIKILMHTHWDREWYFTKSETQVLLRNHMFEVIEFLEENTDVIYILDGQSVMLDDFIEFAPKWKERVKALVERKALRVGPWYTQTDLMLVHGESIIRNLYYGMKKAMEYGDVMKVGYAPDTFGHSAQIPQIYKQFGIESTFFWRGFSELKADKSDFLWKGIDGSVIFGINLATGYQGAKYLESDKDELKSRMEKIMKVLDKYSAGDSRLIMNGHDQMPIQKDIHAVMDNIREFYPDAEVSIADFESYVDSLKDLTLETVEGDLNHSKHARIHKTITSTRMDIKLLNTELEYKIYNILEPLALLGKNLNIDYPHEIFEKCLKEMFGTHAHDSIGGCNSDLVNKDIKQRLIQVKEIVDTQIELYMRLISLSAEKKGKNVITLYNYLPYERKNETVEVEFVTRTSDFKVLNGEKEIDYLVLSQNVEDAGLIDRQVAARLLDIKVFRTKAVLNVESIKGLSVEYLTFEEGVSYELINNVAADTSIENDFYKVTIENNGIKLLVKGTGEVVEDVFSIETSGDAGDSYDYSPPHKDIIFASKDSTITNIESLKGNTQEILKYRVSYNLPQDQASRDLGKQDKEIFFDVTLTLDNSDMIKVDLEHTNSLKDTRFRAVLNTNIKTETVECDSHLSVIENPVYFEKELSIWEEDKWAEKPVSIETFNSYVALEKDEKRATIFSYGLKEYEVLDKKIFVTLFRSFSHLGKRELINRPGRPSGIEIETPDNQLIGEKFKFSLAASFVKNNKNDSIKAKEFLTPIAGYQLKEFNRFNINVPKVKTIIESELSLDLKGCVVSTLKESTQSENIFIRLFNPTNSEIQLDFSKETYMSNMFEEKLEKIEKYTIKGQEILNILV, encoded by the coding sequence ATGAACAGAAACATCAAAATTTTAATGCATACACACTGGGATAGAGAGTGGTATTTTACAAAAAGTGAAACACAGGTACTTTTAAGAAATCATATGTTTGAGGTAATTGAATTCTTAGAAGAAAACACTGATGTTATTTATATATTAGATGGACAAAGCGTAATGCTAGATGACTTCATTGAGTTTGCTCCTAAATGGAAAGAGAGAGTTAAAGCTTTAGTAGAGAGAAAAGCTTTAAGAGTTGGACCATGGTACACACAAACAGATTTAATGTTAGTTCATGGAGAGTCAATAATCAGAAACTTATATTACGGAATGAAAAAAGCTATGGAATATGGAGATGTAATGAAAGTAGGTTATGCCCCAGATACTTTCGGACACTCAGCACAAATTCCACAAATATATAAGCAATTTGGAATAGAGAGCACATTTTTCTGGAGAGGTTTCAGTGAATTAAAAGCTGATAAATCAGACTTCTTATGGAAAGGAATAGATGGAAGCGTTATTTTTGGAATAAACTTAGCAACAGGATACCAAGGAGCTAAATACTTAGAGAGCGATAAAGATGAGTTAAAATCTAGAATGGAAAAAATAATGAAAGTTTTAGATAAATACTCAGCAGGAGATTCAAGACTTATAATGAATGGTCACGATCAAATGCCAATTCAAAAAGATATTCACGCTGTAATGGATAATATTAGAGAGTTTTATCCAGATGCTGAAGTATCAATAGCAGATTTTGAAAGTTATGTAGATTCTCTTAAAGATTTAACTTTAGAAACAGTTGAAGGAGACTTAAATCATAGTAAGCATGCAAGAATCCATAAAACTATAACTTCAACAAGAATGGATATAAAACTTTTAAATACAGAGTTAGAGTATAAAATATATAATATTTTAGAGCCACTAGCATTACTTGGAAAGAACTTAAACATAGATTATCCACATGAGATATTTGAAAAGTGTTTAAAAGAGATGTTTGGAACTCATGCTCACGACAGTATTGGAGGATGTAACTCAGACCTTGTAAATAAAGATATAAAGCAACGTTTAATCCAAGTGAAAGAGATTGTTGACACTCAAATTGAACTTTATATGAGACTTATTTCTTTATCAGCAGAGAAAAAAGGTAAAAATGTAATAACTTTATATAACTACTTACCTTATGAAAGAAAAAATGAAACTGTAGAAGTTGAATTTGTAACAAGAACAAGTGATTTTAAAGTATTAAATGGTGAAAAAGAGATTGATTACTTAGTATTATCTCAAAATGTAGAGGATGCTGGATTAATTGATAGACAAGTAGCAGCAAGACTTTTAGATATTAAAGTATTTAGAACAAAAGCTGTACTTAATGTAGAAAGTATCAAAGGATTATCTGTAGAATACTTAACATTTGAAGAGGGAGTATCTTATGAGTTAATAAACAATGTTGCTGCAGATACTTCAATTGAAAATGATTTCTATAAAGTAACAATCGAAAACAATGGAATAAAACTTTTAGTAAAAGGAACTGGAGAAGTAGTAGAGGATGTATTCTCTATAGAAACAAGTGGAGATGCAGGAGATAGTTATGACTATTCACCACCTCACAAAGATATAATATTCGCTTCAAAAGATTCTACAATTACAAATATAGAGTCATTAAAAGGTAATACACAAGAGATTTTAAAATATAGAGTTTCTTACAACTTACCTCAAGATCAAGCATCTAGAGATTTAGGAAAGCAAGATAAGGAAATATTCTTTGATGTGACATTAACTTTAGATAATAGCGATATGATTAAAGTTGACTTAGAGCATACAAATAGCTTAAAAGATACAAGATTTAGAGCTGTTTTAAATACAAATATAAAAACAGAAACAGTTGAATGTGATTCTCACTTATCTGTAATTGAAAATCCAGTGTACTTTGAAAAAGAGTTAAGCATTTGGGAAGAGGATAAATGGGCAGAAAAGCCAGTATCTATTGAGACATTTAACTCTTATGTAGCTCTAGAAAAAGATGAAAAAAGAGCGACAATATTCAGCTACGGATTAAAAGAGTACGAAGTACTAGATAAAAAAATATTTGTTACACTATTTAGATCATTCTCTCACTTAGGAAAAAGAGAACTTATCAATAGACCTGGAAGACCATCTGGAATTGAGATAGAGACTCCTGATAACCAATTAATTGGAGAAAAATTCAAATTTAGTTTAGCTGCATCATTTGTAAAAAATAACAAAAATGACAGCATAAAAGCAAAAGAGTTTTTAACACCAATTGCTGGATACCAATTAAAAGAGTTCAATAGATTTAATATAAATGTTCCAAAGGTAAAAACAATAATTGAATCAGAGTTAAGTTTAGATTTAAAAGGGTGTGTTGTAAGTACATTAAAAGAGAGTACTCAATCAGAAAATATCTTTATAAGATTATTTAACCCAACAAATTCTGAAATTCAATTAGATTTCTCTAAAGAGACTTATATGAGTAACATGTTTGAGGAAAAATTAGAGAAAATAGAGAAATATACAATAAAAGGTCAAGAGATTTTAAATATTTTAGTTTAA
- a CDS encoding MurR/RpiR family transcriptional regulator, producing MPYKVLELLQTREIREKLTKAEEEILDFLEKNFSRIPDITVLEICKEAYTSQGSINRLCKKLGFAGFSDLKFSIKEDILEREKYKKESITNTLFFIENINMKEGKKLSQVLKDTPRILLYGLGASKITATYLQRQLLYLGFQVIFISEEKMLENFNDFTLLVISSSGETLRIKHVAKSFKERGNTLLSITKRGSYLDKLSDCSFTHNISIDKLNVITREQQLHMIIMVNELVNLLHFG from the coding sequence ATGCCGTATAAAGTATTAGAACTTCTTCAAACTAGGGAAATAAGGGAAAAATTAACAAAAGCAGAAGAGGAGATTTTAGATTTTCTAGAAAAAAATTTTTCTAGAATACCAGATATAACTGTTTTAGAAATATGTAAAGAAGCTTACACTTCTCAGGGAAGTATAAATAGACTTTGTAAAAAGTTAGGATTTGCTGGTTTTAGTGATTTAAAATTTTCAATTAAAGAGGATATATTAGAAAGGGAGAAATATAAAAAGGAATCTATAACTAACACGCTTTTTTTTATTGAAAATATAAATATGAAAGAGGGGAAAAAATTATCCCAAGTTTTAAAAGATACTCCAAGAATACTACTCTATGGATTGGGAGCTTCTAAAATAACAGCAACGTATTTACAGAGGCAGCTTTTATATTTAGGATTTCAGGTAATATTTATAAGTGAAGAAAAAATGTTAGAAAACTTCAATGATTTTACTTTACTTGTTATCTCTAGTTCAGGAGAAACTTTGAGAATTAAACATGTAGCTAAAAGTTTTAAAGAGAGAGGAAATACATTATTATCAATAACAAAAAGGGGAAGTTATCTGGATAAACTTTCAGATTGTTCTTTTACTCACAATATTTCCATAGATAAATTAAACGTTATAACTCGTGAACAACAGCTACATATGATAATAATGGTCAATGAATTGGTAAATTTATTGCATTTCGGATAA